TGTTTCCGGCCACCGTTTAAGTACGATGGAAGTGGAAAGCGTTCTCGCACAACACGCCAAGGTCGCGGAAGCCGCGGTGGTCGGCAAACCGGATGACATCAAGGGGGAAGGCATTTGCTGCTTCGTGACCCTGAAAGCCGGTGTCGAAAAAACGGACGAGCTGAAAAAGGAATTGCGGGAACACGTCGCCCACGAGATCGGGGCGCTGGCTCGACCGGACGAAGTGCGCTTCACGGAAGCACTGCCCAAAACCCGATCCGGCAAGATTATGCGTCGGTTGCTACGGGATATAGCCGCAAATCGTATCAGCACTCAGGATACTTCCACTCTCGAAGATCTCGCCGTGCTGGCAAAACTGCGGGATGATGAAGAATGACACTCATCCGCTTTTGGATGATCCACAAAAGCTCGAAGTTGAAATAACTCTGGAGAATTCTCGATGTTCCTCTCTCGACGATGTTTTCTCGGTCTGAGTGCCGCGGTTGCACTCGCCTTACCCGCATGTAATAAAGGGGACGGCAAGTCGGATTCGGGTGGCGGCGGTGGTGGAAAACCCCGCGTGGCCATCGTGACGAACGTCACGGCCGATTTCTGGAAAATCTGCGAAGCCGGGGCGAAGAAAGGAGCGGCGGAATTTGGGGTCGATCTGATCTTCCGCCAACCCTCCAAAGGGGACGTCTCCGTTCAGAAAGAAGTGATTGATGCTGTCACCAAGCAAGGTATCAAGGGCATTGCCATCAGCGTCTTTAAACCGGAAGAGCAGAGCAACGATCTGAAGCTCATCGCTGAAAAAATGCCGCTGATCACCATGGATAACGATGCGGTCGATTCCGGTCGGCTCTGCTACGTCGGCACCGATAACTACGAAGCGGGTAAGGCGGCCGGTCAACTGGTGAAAGAAGCCCTGCCCGAGGGAGGAACGGTAGTGATTTATGTCGGGAGTAAGGATCCCGCTAATGCTCGGCAGCGAGCTCAGGGTGTGATGGATACTCTGGCTGGAACGAAGGATGCTAAAGGGCCGAAGCTCGGCAAGTATGAACTTTATTCGAACGATATCATCACAGACGACAGTCAGCCGGCCAATTGCTTCAACAAGGCCAAAGACATTATGACCAAGTTGCTGGGCAACGACAAAATCTGCATGGTGGGTTTGTGGGCTTACAATGCCCCGGCTATCCTTCAGGCCGCCAAGGAAAAAGGCCTGACAGATAAAATCAAAATCGTCGGTTTCGACGAAGATCCCGATACCCTCACGGGCATTCAGGACGGCAAAATCTACGGCACGATCGTGCAGGATCCTTTTACTTTCGGCTACAAGTCGGTGGAAATTCTCGCCGCGTTGGCCAAAGGAGACAAATCCAAGCTGATGAAAGACCCCGTTCCTGTGAAAGTGGTGACGAAAGAGGGCGGGCCCGGCAAAGTCAAGGTGGATGAGTTCTGGGCGAATTTGAAGAAAATACTCGGTCAGTAAACCGAATGTCGCTCCTCCCTGTCACTTGGATTTTGGCGGGGTGGGAGCCTTATTCATTTGGATTTCCAATTCTTCTCTCAGCAGATCCAGGCTCAGTTTCTCGAAGCAGTTTAGAGAAGCTTCATTTTTATCCCGCCAGCTCTGCGAAGCTCGGAACCACCTTTGGGCTTCTTTGGGCGATTTGCCCGATTCGCATAACGCCATCACTAAAGCGGCTCTCGGGATATCGAGGCCATCCAATGTCGGATTGGCCTCCAATAATAATTCGCAAGCAGAATCGGGCTTCCCGTCGCGATAAAGACTGGCCGCCAGCAGAATGCTTTTCGATTGATGATCCGTCGGTTCATGCCCGACCCGGTTAATCATATCCTTGGCGAATTTCCGAGAATCGGCGCAGGAATCGAGAAGGCAAATCCAGGCGATGGCGGATGCGGTTTTTCCATGCACTGATTCCCCGGCCTGATCT
The genomic region above belongs to Telmatocola sphagniphila and contains:
- a CDS encoding sugar-binding protein — encoded protein: MFLSRRCFLGLSAAVALALPACNKGDGKSDSGGGGGGKPRVAIVTNVTADFWKICEAGAKKGAAEFGVDLIFRQPSKGDVSVQKEVIDAVTKQGIKGIAISVFKPEEQSNDLKLIAEKMPLITMDNDAVDSGRLCYVGTDNYEAGKAAGQLVKEALPEGGTVVIYVGSKDPANARQRAQGVMDTLAGTKDAKGPKLGKYELYSNDIITDDSQPANCFNKAKDIMTKLLGNDKICMVGLWAYNAPAILQAAKEKGLTDKIKIVGFDEDPDTLTGIQDGKIYGTIVQDPFTFGYKSVEILAALAKGDKSKLMKDPVPVKVVTKEGGPGKVKVDEFWANLKKILGQ